ACTCGGCATCCGGAACTTCCGCAGCAGGCTTGTAGCTGATCGCTGTCATCAGGCCTTTGCCATCCGGCATCGCGCCAAACGAGGCGCCGTGCAGGATCGGGGTGCCCGGGTGGTCGGCTGCCGGGCAGGGCCACTGCAGGGCTTCCGGTCTGTTCACACGGTCATATGACATCCCGGCATACTGCGGGGTCAGTTGCGCAATCTCCGTGAAGACATCTTCAGCATTCTGCCACGGGAACTGGGCCGCATATCCCATCTTTGCCGCAAGGCCGGCGATGATCTCCCAGTCGCCACGGGCCTCGCCGGGCGCGTCCTGGGCCTTCCGGAGACGCTGGACACGGCGTTCGGTCGAGGTCTGGGTCCCGTCCTTCTCGGCGAAACAGGCGGCAGGCAGGACAACGTCGGCCATCTCGGCGGTCTCGGTCATGAAGATGTCCTGTACCACAAGGAACTCGAGTTTCTCGATTGCTTCCTTCACATGCGAGAGGTTCGCATCTGAGAGCATCGGGTTCTCGCCCATGATGTACATGCCTTTCAGTTCGCCCGGTTTCTCGTTTAAGGTCTTGAGCATGATCGTGACTTCATACCCGTTCTCGGCCGCACTGATACCATCTGGGAAGCCCCAGGCATCGGCAAACTTCTTGTGGGCGGCTTCGTCAATGACTTTCTGGTATCCTGTGAAGACCACAGGCAGGCAGCCCATGTCGCAGGCGCCCTGCACATTGTTCTGGCCACGGAGCGGGTTCACGCCCGTGCCGGGACGGCCGATGTTGCCAGTCAGCATCGCAAGGTTTGCAATGGACTTGACATTGTCGACACCGGTGGTGTGCTGCGTGATACCCATTGAGAAGAGAAGCGAGGAGGCGCCGCTTGTTGCATACCATTCGGTGGCCTGTTTCAGCTGGTCTGCCGGGATACCGGAGATCTTCTCGACGTTCTCAAGCGAATACTCGGGTTTCATCACTTCTTCTTTCATCGCTTCGTAGTCGTTTGTACGGTTCGCGATGAAATCCTTGTCTTCCCAGCCGTTTTTGATGATCTCCTGCATCATCCCATTGAAG
The Methanocalculus natronophilus genome window above contains:
- a CDS encoding molybdopterin oxidoreductase family protein, which codes for FNGMMQEIIKNGWEDKDFIANRTNDYEAMKEEVMKPEYSLENVEKISGIPADQLKQATEWYATSGASSLLFSMGITQHTTGVDNVKSIANLAMLTGNIGRPGTGVNPLRGQNNVQGACDMGCLPVVFTGYQKVIDEAAHKKFADAWGFPDGISAAENGYEVTIMLKTLNEKPGELKGMYIMGENPMLSDANLSHVKEAIEKLEFLVVQDIFMTETAEMADVVLPAACFAEKDGTQTSTERRVQRLRKAQDAPGEARGDWEIIAGLAAKMGYAAQFPWQNAEDVFTEIAQLTPQYAGMSYDRVNRPEALQWPCPAADHPGTPILHGASFGAMPDGKGLMTAISYKPAAEVPDAEYPFILTTGRTLFHWHTGGMTRRSSTLDSEVPTGWIEINVDDAKDLGIADNELIIAKTRRGEIKVPARVTKDIMQGVMFMPFHFAECAANVLTNDALDPVSKIPEFKACAVTVEKIQEA